The DNA sequence AATGGCGGTGGTCAAAGACAAGATCCAGCAGGAAATCGCAACGAACACGAGGCAGTTACTGGCGGCGTTACGCAAGCGGGAGTCGATCAACGAAATTGAAGAACGGTTTCGCAGTCGCAGCATGGGCGATTATCGGGAACGACTGTTGATGGCGTATGCCGGTTATCTTAAATCCGATGCCGATGTCGAACGTCTGGAAGAACCGACCAAATCCGGAGCGGTCGCTTTCAAACAGCTGCATGCCGCAAAGTCCAGCCGCAATGCTGACCTGGCTGCGTTCCAGGCACGGATCGAACAGATCGAGTATGAACTCAAAACATCTCTGCTGCTGTCCTCGCAGTCGGTCAAGGAAGCGTCTACCCGGGTGGCTGTGGCTGCGACCAGCCTGCGAATCTTGGGCTGTGACGAAAAGGAAATTCAAACCATCAATCCGGAACAACAGGGAGCTGCGATTTCGCATTATTTTGTCCGGGCCCCGATTAACGGAACGATCATTTCCAAAGACGTGACCCTGAAAGAACAGATTCGCCCCCAGAGCCAGATCTTCAGTATCGCCGATCTGTCCACGGTCTGGATCACTGCCGACATTTATGAAAAGAATCTACCGCTGCTCGCCAGCCTGTCGGGAAAACCGGTACGGGTCTTCAACGAAGCGTGGCCGGACCGTTCCTTCCGAGCTCGGATCTTTTACACCGGCGAAATCATGGATGAAAAGACGCGGACCGTCGCGATGCGGGCCATTGCAGACAATCCGGATCATCTGCTCAAGCCGGGTATGTTCGTCAACATTGAATTCGAATCGGGCTCCGAGCAGGAACTGGTCATTGTGCCCCGCTCTGCGCTGCAGGAACATGAGGGCCAGGACTTTGTATTTGTGCACACGGGTGATGGCGAGTTCGAAAAGCGCCTGATTAAGCCGGGCAAACAGAATGAAACCACCGCGGTTATTCTGGAAGGTTTGAAACCAGGCGAACGTGTGGTGCTGCAGGGGGGCTTCATCCTGAAGTCGAAGATGCTCGAAGACTTAATGGGTGAGGAGTAACATACATGGTCAACCATATTATTGAATGGTCTTTAAACAATCGATTTATCGTGATGCTGCTGGCCCTGGTCATCCTGGGGCTGGGGGTCTTCTCTGCTTCAACAATTCCCCTGGATGCCGTTCCCGATTTAACGAACGTGCAGGTGCAGATTCTGACGAACTCCCCTGCCCTGGGACCGGTCGAGGTGGAACAGTTCATTACCTTCCCCGTGGAAAATGCGATGAGCGGTGTGCCGAACGTGGAAGAAATCCGTTCGATCAGTCGCTTCGGTTTGAGTGCCGTGACCGTGGCCTTTAAAGATGGTACCGACATCTACTGGGCGCGAAATCTCCTCAACGAACGACTGCTGCAGGCACGCGAGAACATTCCCCCAGGCATGGGAACGCCCGAACTGGGTCCGATCGCTACCGGTATGAGTGAAATTTACCAGTTTGAAGTCCGCAGCGAAGTAGAAGATCAGTATTCACTCAGCGAATTGCGGACGATCCTCGACTGGCAGATCGCGTTTCAGCTGCGAAGTGTACCGGGCGTGATCGAAGTCAACACATTCGGCGGTGAACTCAAAACTTATGAAGTTCAGATTGATCCCGCCAAACTGCAGAACTACGAAATTTCACTGAGCGATGTCTTCCAGGCACTCGAAGAAAATAACGGAAATGCCGGCGGTGGTTACATCACGCATGGAGCCGAACAGAGACTGATTCGCGGCGAGGGTCTGGTCGGTTCGCTGGATGACATCCGCACGATTGTGCTGGACAGCCGCGAAGGGACACCAATCCGGGTCCGCGATGTGGCGGAAGTTCGCTTTGCCCCAATGCTGCGTCAGGGAGCGGTCACCCGAGATGGTGACCGCGAGGCCGTAATCGGGATGGTCATGATGATCATGGGTGGAAACTCTCGCCAGGTGGTCGCGGACGTCAAAGAAAAGATAGCCGAAATCCAAAAGACACTTCCCAAAGGGGTCGTGATCGAAACGTTCTACGACCGCACCGAACTGGTAGAAAAGACAATCCACACGGTTGCGGAGAATATCGGTCTGGGCGTGCTGCTGGTAATCATCATGCTGTTCCTGCTATTGGGGGATGTGCGAGCCGGACTGATCGTGGCGGCGGCGATTCCGCTCTCGGCAATGAGCGCCCTGATCGCGATGCGTTACGCGGGCGTCTCAGCCAACCTGATGAGTATGGGAGCGGTCGACTTCGGCGTGATCGTCGATGGTGCCGTGGTGATGATTGAAAACTGCGTACGCCGGGCGTCACACTACCAGAAAGAGCATGGGGGTGACCACATTCCGCTGGGCGTCTATCGCGAATCCGCCAAGGAAGTGGGCAAGCCGATTCTGTTTGCCGGCATCATTGTGATCATCGTATTCATTCCGATCCTGAGCCTCCAGGGAATGGAAGGTAAGATGTTCCGCCCGATGGCGTTTGTATTCATGACGGCGCTCTCCTCAGCCCTGATCATGTCGGTCACGGTAATGCCTGTGATGGCATCCCTGTTCCTGGCGCGTCAGATGAAGGAACGCGAAACATTCCTGGTCCGCTGGATCAAACAGGCTTATCAGCCTATGCTGAGCTTTGCCATGCTGCGACCGGTGATGATGTTTGTCAGTTCGATCGCCTTATTCGTTGTCAGTGTGGTCCTGGCTGCCGGCTTCGGTATGGAATTCGTTCCCAAACTGGATGAAGGCGACATTGCCATCCAGGCCGCCCGGCTCCCCAGTATTTCGCTGGAGACATCCATCGAAATGACCAAGGCGATGGAGCGGACGCTGCTGGAATTTCCCGAAGTAGAAACGGTGGTCTGTAAAACCGGTCGTCCGGAAATTGCCAACGACCCGATGGGCGTTTATCAGACCGATATCCTGGTGCGGATGAGACCGGTATCTGAATGGGGGAAGGTGTCACGAAGCTCAAGCTCATTGAAGAGATGCAGCAGAAGCTGGAGGACCAGGTTCCCGGTAACAGTTACAGTTTCACACAGCCGATCGAACTGCGCGTGCAGGAACTGGTGGCCGGGGTCCGCTCCGATATCGGGATCAGCCTTTACGGGGATGACCTGGATGAACTGAAGCGGAAGGGAGACGAGATCGTCATCGCGTTGAATAAAGTCCCGGGAGCCGCGGACGTTCAGGCGCAACAGATCGCAGGGCTGCCTTACCTGCGGGTGATCATTCGCCGCGAACAACTGGCCCGCTACGGGATCAATGCCCGTGATGTGCTGAATGCTGTCGCGACCGTTGGTGGCGTGTCTGCAGGACAGGTCTTCGAAGGACAACGCCGGTTTCCGCTGCAGGTTCGCCTGAGTCCGGACTGGCGGAAAGAGGCCAAGCAGCTCGCGGAGCTCAAAATCGAAGATCCCCAGGGACGACAGATTCCGATTTCGCAACTCGCGGAGATCAAGGTGGAAGAGGGACCGGTGGAAATCAGCCGGGATTCTATTCGACGTCGCCTCTTGATTCAAAGTAACGTGCGCGGCAGGGATCTGGCAGGCTTTGTGGCCGAAGCGCAGCAGGTGGTCGAGCGGGATGTGGAATTGCCCGCCGGTTATACTCTGCGCTGGGGTGGCCAGTTTGAAAACCTGCAGCAGGCCAGTCAGCGACTGGCGATCGCGGTTCCCGTGGCGCTGTTCCTGATTTTCGCCCTGCTCTACATGACCTTCAATTCAGTAAAGCTGGCGATGCTGATCTATCTGAACGTGCCGATTGCGGCGACCGGGGGCATCCTGTTTCTGTGGGTCCGCGATATGCCGTTCTCGATCTCGGCCGGGGTCGGTTTTATCGCGTTGTTCGGAATCGCGGTCATGAACGGCGTGGTGCTGATTGAGCACGTACGTCACCTGAGGCATTCGGGAGACAGCCAGCGGGATGCCGTGGTCAACGGTGCGATGGACCGGTTGCGGCCCGTGTTGATGACCGCCTCCTGTGGTGCCCTGGGATTCATTCCCATGGCCTTGTCCGGCAGTTCGGGTGCGGAAGTGCAACGACCTCTGGCAACCGTGGTGATCGGGGGACTGGTAACCTCGACGGCATTGACGCTGCTGGTACTGCCGACGATTTACCGCTGGTTCGAACCGAAGGAAGTCACTCCGGAACCGGTTGACATGACAGAGTTCGAGCACTGAGATATAGCGTGCTGACTCGAATCAGGCATTCCTGCTCAACCAGTCTCAACATTCGAGCGCTGGTTGAGTATGATGCTCTGTAGCAGAGACAGGTCGTCTGTTTTTCAGCTGCATGACGTAGTGAGAGCACCATTCAATTGACAGAACGAAATCCCATCGCAGAGACTTACGCTGAGGTCATCCGGATCGCAGTCTGGAGTCTGGTTGCAAACCTGCTGCTGGGAATTGTCAAACTGGCTGGTGGAATCATCGGGAATTCCTTTGCCCTGATCGCAGATGCGGTGAATTCCATCGGGGATGTGATGTCGACTGTGGTCGTTCTGATCGCCCTGCACTACGCACAAAAACCACCCGATGCAGAACATCCTTACGGACATACACGCGCTGAGGGAATCGCCGCCACCAATGTGGCCATCGTGATCATCATCTCAGCATTATACGTAGGCTGGGAAGCCATGCAGCGGATCACGGTCCATCATGGAATTCCCCCTGGCTGGACGCTCTGGATTGCCAGCGCCAATCTTGTCATCAAGGAGACGCTCTACCACTACAATATGCGGGTTGGTCGGCGTACAGGTTCAGCGGTCATAATGGCACATGCCTGGGATCACCGGAGTGATGCCCTCTGCTCGCTGGCGGTTCTGCTGGGTCTGGCGATGATCAGTTTCGGCGGTCCTCGATTTATCTGGGCAGATGAAGTCGCCTCGCTGATCGTGGTGGCAGCCATTGTCTGGTCGGGAGTGCAACTGTTTCGTTCCAGCGCAAGCGAACTGATGGATCTGCAGGCCGATCCGGAATTCGTAGAGCAGATTCAGGCTGCGGCGCTGTCCGTCGAACAGGTAGAAAATATCGAAACCCTCTGGGTCAGAAAATCAGGGCTGGAATACTTTGCCGATATTCATATTGAAGTCGACCAGAATCTCACCGTGGCCGAGGGACATCGCATTGGACATGAAGTCAAAGATCGACTGCTGAACGAATTCCCCCGATTAAGGGACGTCCTGGTCCATCTCGAACCGTTCCCCCATTTTCACGATGCGGTAGAGGATGTCAGTTAGCGCTGCAGGTAGACAATGAAATTATTCCTGAATTTCTCCCTGATCCACAGTAGAGAGACAGGGGGAAGTTGCCCCCCGCCTCTATGAATGTCACTCCGGTCTGTCAGCGATTACTCGCCGCAACAGGGACAGAGTTCAGGAACCAGCACTGTGAGCGTGGCTGCGTACGCAGTTTGCTCGTACTGTTCGGTCTTTTCATCCGCCGCGGTGTGATGCACAACAACGAGATACTGATTACCCGTCCGCGGAGTGAATTCAGCCAGTCCCTCTGAATCGGTGTGACGTTCATAGCGATCGTCAAAATCACCTTTGAGAGTTTCTCCACGGGGTATAAAGGAGACGGTCGTATCCGCCAGGGGCTTGCCTTTGAACAGAACACGGACCTGAAGCGGCTTCCCCGGTCCCATGGGTGTCACGGGATTTACAACGGGAACAATTTCGAGGGGATGTCCCAGCACGCGGTCAAAGCCGGGATTCTCCAGCGAAACCTGATCCAGTTTGGGGCTGACGACGAAAAACGTTTTGGCACTTTTAATCGCGCGAACCGGCTTACCGTGATTGACAACCCGGTCGAGTGAATGCGAAACCAGGTATAATCCTTTTTGAGCGGGTACGAACTTCGCCTTCCAGTATCCTTCTTTGGGGGCGTAACCGGTATCGATGACAGTGCTCTTCAGATCGTATGCTTTACCGGTGGGATCGAGCACGTCGAGCGTGCAACCCTCCAGGTCAATCTTACTGGCGAGCTTGAAATCACGGTGATGATTTCCATGATTGCCCAGTTTGAGGTCAATGTAAATCGCATCGCCGGAACGGATCAGGCTGGTATTGGATTCCACCCAGGTATCATGTGCCTGCACCGGGGCGAATTGCCATGTGCAGCAGAGCAACAAAGCGGTAAGGAATGTGATTTTCATAAGAACTCCTGAAACAGCCCGGACCTGGTAAAATCAGGCCCGGATGAAGTGAAAAGGCTGATTAATATTCTCCGATGACTTCACCGCCGGCACGCGTCGCCAGGGCACGCCAGATATCGAGATTGATATTCTCGCTGACGAATCGGCAACTGCCATCGACCAGAGCAATCTGAACCCCGCCGGTATGTGCGCTACGGGCACTGACCAGGGCAAAGTTATGAAAGCCGTTCTGACAGTCGGGGACATTCGCGTTCGGACCATACCAGTGATTGTACATCGAGTCCGCCAGGTGACCATTCACCCACTTGGCACCACGCTGACCGGACCAGGCGGGTGCAGAAGCTGCCGTACAGGCAGCGGGCGTGGTTTGCGTTCCCATGGAAAGCTCGATTACCCGGTGACGATAATCGCCGGTAGCAGGTGCCGCGTTCTGTCCATCGCCGAGCAGTTGCTCACTAAACAGGACCGTATTCGTGGTCCCATCGGTGATATCTCGAAAGCGAACTTTCGATCGCTGAAAGATGACACCATCCGCGTTACTGTTCGAGCCGTCGTCTGCTGTCCCCGATCCATTCAAGCCGGATCCGAGACAGGCGGGATAACTGATCCCAGCGTAATCGGATCCGGGAACGGCGTCTTTGTCACTGGGGCAAACCATCAAAGGCAGCCTGGTGCGGGCAGCCGAATCGTTATTGCCCACCTCGGTGGCATCAAACGATCCCGAGTTAAAGGCATTGAGTGGGGGGACATCGTAATTGAGCAGGCCCTGCAGGTTTCCCTGGTCGACGAAGGGCAGCAGTTGTGCATGCGCAGACCAGACATAAGGATACCCGAGACTGCCGGGCGGAAAGACACGATGTGCCGATTCATAATTATGCAGCGCCAGTGCCAACTGCTTGAGGTTATTTTTACACTGACTCCGTCGTGCTGCTTCACGTGCCTGCTGGACGGCCGGCAGCAGTAGTGCGATCAGAATCGCAATAATCACGATCACGACCAGTAATTCGATGAGGGTGAATCCGCGCATACCTGGGGCGCGGGAATGAGACGTCAATTTCATGGGGTAACTCCCGTTGAATTGGAATCTGCGCAGCATCATGTGAGACAGCGCAGCTGATTAGAAAAACGTGGCGTTTTCAGATCAGCGTCAATTCGGGAGGGGGGGTGTCCGGCACGGTAATGTGGACGTCAAAGAGTGGAGACCGCTGAGCGGTACGATTTCGCACAGGTGCAGATCCGGTGAGCAACACCGGAGCGACCAGAATTCGGGGTTCGCTGTTCAGCAACGAACCGCCGGGGGATTTACTGCCACAACCACAGAGTGCCATGATGCGCGGGCATTCGGTTGACGCTTCTTCCACAGAATCACAGCCTTTGTCGCTACAGCAACTGGAGGTGGTTTTCTGCTGACAGCAGGACCTGACCTGCTGCCCACAGCGCGAACGTCCCGCTTGGGCACAGCAGCATTGGCCGGACTGCTGGAGTTCGTCACCACATCGGCAACCTGACTGGGCTGCATGCAGAAAATCGAGGGGCACTCCTGTTGAAGTCAGGCAGAAACTGAACAGCGTCAGCAGTCGGCACAAAAAGCGCGGGGATCGCACTTGATTCCATAATGGGCCAGTCTGGTGAAACATGATCGCGGTTCAGGTGGGCGGGTCAGCGGTAGAATCCGGATGACAGCGACTCTGCCTCCGGGACAGGCACCCATTCTAATGTAACCCGGGGGCGTTTCACCAGCGCGAAGTTCTGATTTTCGTTTGAATCTCTGAGGTCGCTGCTCTGAGAGAAAATCGGAGTTCAACAACCGAATTGGAGATCAGAGTTGATCTTCAGCCAGTGCGGCCCGGTAGTCGGCCTGTTCCTGGAAGTAGAGCAGTTTGGCGTCGACAGCCTTCTCCGCAGATTCGAAGGCATATTGTTCGCGGAGGGTGACCTTCAACAGGTCGGACAGACCTTCTTCAAAGTTACGGCGTTCCCGACGGGCCAGGTCTTCTGCATAACCGACGGCTTCGTCTGCCTGTTTGGCCTGCTTGAAAGCACCAATCAGACCGGCATAAGCTGCCTCGACTTCGGCTACAATCTTATCCTCGGTCAACTGACGCTTGGCATTCAGCTGGGCGAGCTTACCGCCGACCGACTGCATTTTACCGCGGGCCTTGCGACGTTCGAGAGGTACTTCGACTAACAGATGAGCATCCAGTTCAAAGGGTCCCTTGTAGTTCTGGTAGCTGCTGGGGTACCCCATGTCCTTGGAACCTGCCATCAGCAGATCCACTGCGGGCAGACAGTCGTTTTCGGCCTCGGAGTAATCAATATCCAGCTGACGCTGTAACAGATCGAGACTGTAGATTTCGGGACGCTGCTCTAAAGCCCGTGCCGCATCCATGGCAACCTGTGACTCATCCATCAGTCTCAACTGTGGAAAATCAGGCACCTGGCTGGCTTCCGGAATGACGGGATCGCCGTTCGCATCGCGATAGTAAAGGGAAAGCTTGACAGCAGTCTGCTGCAGCTTACGTTCGGCCAGTGCCCGCTTACCTCGACGTTCGGCGACCAGACGCAGGTTATCCGTCAGCTCGGGAGGATCGAGGAAACCGTTTTCCACCTGGCTGCGAATCCGATCGGTGCGGTCTTCGGCCAGCTTGAGAATCCGGTCAGCGATGACCAGTTTTGCTCCCGCAGCCACCCAGTCCCAGTATGCATAGCTTCCCTGCTGAACGAAGCTGATCAACTGCGCCTGAATTTCCGGTTCGACAGCATCAACGCCATACGTGGCGCGCCACAATGCAGCTCGACGCTGATCGATCTCACGGTTCTTGGCTAAAGGAACCATAAAGCCCGCTTTGAATTCCCCACCCTCGTTGGTCTGGCGTCCCAGGTACCAGGGTTCGAAACTACCCCGCCCGATCCGGTATCCGGCGAATGCTTCCCCCCCCTGGTAGAGCGGTTTAACCAGGCCGACGTGCTGGCGATAAGTCTGGTAATAACCCATGGGCTGGTTTTCACTGCCCGCTTTTAACTTATGGTCGAACTCGCCCATGCTCTCCAGTTGTTGACCTGCTGCGACATCACGCGAATAAATGGCGGCTTCCAGAAGCGGATAGCTGGCATAGACCGAGTTGATAACCTCATCCAGAACAAGGCCCTGCGCAGTGGGTTTGAAATCCATTCCGGGCAACGGCGGCAGATGTGGCGCCATCGCGAATTCTTCGGCGGTCAGTTCGTTTGTTGTCTGTGTGCTGGTAGTGAACTCACCGCCCAGCTGTTTGCTGACTGAGAATTCACTGGCGACAGCCTCTTCCGGGGTCGTGCCTTTGCCGGAAAACAGATCGTCCACAGAAGTGGAGACGGAGGCGACCTGTTGTACAACAGAAGCTTCCGCTTCCGGTGATACACGATCAACGGCCACAGCCAGACTTTCAGGGTAAACCACCGGCGCAGCAGTTGACCGGGGCTGAAGTTTACTGGAATCTTCAGCCGGTTTGATTTTGACGACGGACGCATCTGGTTCCGGTGTGGAATCAGTCAATGCCTGTCTGGTAGCGGCACAGCCTTCAAAGCAGACCGCGATCAGGATGATCCAAACTCTCGACATGGCTTCATACTTATTTTGGCGGGTTATTAACCATGGTCCGGTTGTATAGCACAGTCGCTAAAGAAGTAATAACACGAACTGTTTAACTATTCGGCAGTGCTGGATCGAAGAATTGACCGTAACCTGAGGCCGTACGACAGTTATTACAGAACAATTCTGCTTTACCGAAAGAGACAACCAAGGCAGAATACTCAGCGCAGACAACCCAGTTTTACTTGGGAAGTTTAGGCGGCTTGTTTTTACTGTCTTTCTGCCCCGATTCTTCCAGCGAAATCGATGGAGGAAAGCCGTTGAGCTTTCGCCAGACTTCGTACCAGAGCGGGACCTTATTGAGCAGCACCCAGGCATTTGCCCGCACCCCCTGCCGGAGGAAGCGATCCTGGGGCCAGGGGTTATCATCCGGATCGGGACGGACCAGGATCCGGAATTTGCCGCGACCATCATCGATGGAGTCTACGGAAATGACTTCGCCTCCGAAGGTTCCGACGGCCACCGAGGGCCAGCCAGCGAACTGGATGGCGGGCCAGCCTTCGAACTGCAGACGCACATGCCTGCCGGGCTCAACCAGGGGCGCATCGTTACCGTCGAGCCAGATCTGCACGGAACGGTCAGTGGTAAAGGGGACGATCGTACATATGGGATCTCCCTGTTTTAGAATTGCGGTTCCCAGGTTGGGTGTGATCTGCACAATATAGCCGTCGAAAGGAGCCTTGATGACCTGGCTCTCCTGGCGTGAAACCTTAACCTGCATATCCAGCACGTCTTTTTGTGCTTTATTCAGTTCCTGACGCGACTTAGCGATATCACTCTCAGCCTTGGAAACATCGCCGTTCGCTTTTCTCAACAGAGCCTTGGCCTTATCGATATCGGCTTGCGCTTTCTCAACCTTGGCATTACGCTCACTCTGTTTGCCCGCCAATTCGTCCTTGGCGGCAGCGTAGTAGAACTCGGCTCCTTTAACCTTACTCATAGATTCCTTGAGTTTCCGCTGGACCTCCTGCACTTTCTGGAGTGAAATATTATTCTCGCCGTACAGGGTTTTCATGCGGTCATATTCGGCCTGCAACTGGGGGATGGCGGCTTCCAGTTCGAGTAATTTCTGCTGTTCGGCTTTGACCTTCTTATCCGCAACCTCAATGTACGAGTTCTGAGCCGCAATCGTCTCCCGTTTGACGGTTTCGTATGCCTGTACCTGGGCTTGGTAGGATTCCACGATGGTTTTGGACGCTTCGAGTGCCCGCTGACTGGCTTCCAGGTGCTGCTCTGCAGCGGTGACCGCCTGGCGAGAATTCATTAGCTGCATATCGAGCCGGGCCGAGTAAGATTCGTCCAGGTCGCTGATCTCGGCAATGATCTGCCCTTTTTTAACCCTGGCATTTTCGTAAATTTCATCGCCCCAACGCGAAATTTTTCCTTTGATCGTAGCCTGGATCACCTGTTGACGCTGATCGGGAGAGTAAGCTAGAACATTCCCCGTGCCGGTAACCGACTGCTGCCAGGGGGCGAACATCATCAACAGGATCGTCAGGATCAGCAGCAGAAACAGAATTTTCGCGATCCGCCGGGCCAGACGTGAAGAACGGACCAGGCGCAGGGAGGGCATGCTCGATTCGCTGTAAGCCACGGGCGTCAGCATCGAGAGCCGTTGCTCTTCCGCTTTTGAGGCGGGCACATCAAGGGATGGTTCAACTGACATCTGCAGATCCTCCCGAAAGCATTGCTTCCGAACCGCTCAGGGTGTGAGTGCTGGTCCCCAGCTCAATTAGATTTCGTCTGCCTGTTACCATGATCAGTGTCCAGAGACGGTCGGAGTCAACCAGCATGCGGGTCAGTTCGTCCGCCTCGTCATCGGGAAGTGCATCGAGCAGACCGTCAACCAGGAGCAGCCGCGGTCGCCCGACGATGGCTCGGGCCAGCATCAGCTTGCGGGCCTGATTTTCAGTTAACGGATATCCGGTGTCGACCAGTTCTGTCTGCAAACCGTGAGGCAGTTTCAAGACCTGTTCATACAGTCCGACCCATTCCAGGGCTTCGCGCACATCACTTGTCGAGACATAAGGGCGTTCCAGGTGAATATTTTCTTCCAGGGAGCCATTGAAGATTTCGATATTCCGCACCAGAGCGACATGTTTCCGCAGTGCGTCGGGTCGCATGTCGCGGGGATCGATCTCGTTGATGGAGACGTGTCCCTTCGATACAGGCGCCAGTCCAAAAAGCAGGTCCAGCAGACGGCTTTTGCCACTACCACTCGGCCCCGTCAGCATCAGTCGCGCGCCGCTTTCGACGAACAGGTCAATGTGATGCTCACTGGAATGGCCGTGGAAATCGATAAAACCGACGCCGTTAATACTGACTTCAGCAGGGTCGCTCTGAGAAAATTGCAGCAGACCATCCTGGCGTTCCATGGGCAGGTCAAACAACATACCCAGTTTATCGACCGAAGCGAGCAGGTCGTAGTAACTCTGCAGGTGTTTTCCCATTTTGGCGAACGAGCCGACGATCACGGTCACAATCAGCTCAGCAGCCACCAGTTCCCCCAGTGTCAGCTGTCCGGCAATCACCAGCCAGCCCCCCAGCCCCAGCAGCGTGGTGCTTGCGGCCGCCTGCAATCCGAGGGCAAAAATGATTTGACGCATGACAATGCGGAAGTGTTTTTTCCGGGCATTGAGATATTCATAAGTGTAATGGTCGGCCTGATCGAGGGCAAACTCGGCAGCCCCCCGGTAGCGGAAGGCGGTCGGGCAGTTGACCAGGTCTTCCAGCCAGCTGGCTACGACATACTTGGCCTTTGACTCTTTGATACTTGTATTCACGGCACCACGACCGAGTACAAAAATGATAAACAGAATCAATGCCAGCAGGACAATGTCGAAACCCAGCAACCACGGATGATAAAAGGCCAGCACGGTCATACCGATCAGGGTATTCAGCACCAGGGAAATACCATCAAGCATCAGGGCGGAGGACGCTTTCTGTACTGTGATCACATCGAAGAAGCGGTTGACCAGTTCCCGGGCCGACTGTCCCTCCATGGAAGAGGGGATGACACGCGGCAGACGATAGGAAAGATCCGCAGACACGCGCGCAAAGATCCGGCGTTGAATAATTTCGACGACGTACGTCTGTAACCCCAACAGGGCCGCTGAAAAAGAGAGGAAAGCCAGCAACATCAAGGCGAGGACTACCACCGGCTGGAGGAGTCGTCCGAAGGCTACCGTATTCACCAGCGATTCCACAGCCAGCGGTGTCGCCAGTGCGAGCAGACCGGTAATCAGAGCAAACACGGTCACCGTCCAGATGTCGGACGCCTCGGGTTTCATTAACGTCAGCACACGATCCAGGGGAGGCAGATGATGCGTTTCGTGGGCACCATCACCGCCGGCAGCCAGATCGGGCTTGATGACCAGGCAGCGGACCACCTGATCCCGTTCAGAAAGTTCGAGCAGTCTTCTCAACCTGCGAGAACTGACCCATTGCTGTTTCTGATCCTCATCGGGTTGCAGCAACTGAAACCGCTGACGCTTACTGCCCATCAGGGCCATCCAACTGGGTTTTTCACCGACGCGGGTGATCAGACGCCCCCCTTCCCGGGTGATATTACGCACTTCACGGAAGGTACAGTCCATTAATTTGAACTTCAGCCCCAAGCTGCGGCTGGCTTCAATGAGCCAGCTCCACCAGTGGTCCTCGTGTTCTGAAGATGTAGCGGCAGCGGATTCGATCAACGTACGTTGTATGCGCGATCGATCAGCAGAGTGGCCAGCCTCAATTGAGAGTTGTTCAAACAACCAGGCCGCCGCTTTTATATCGGAGCGATCCAGATTCATATCAGTCTCTGTAGAAGTAATCAGATTACCAGGCGGGTTAGAAAAGAATCAGCGTGCTGACCTTTTCTATGGTGGAAATCAAGTAGCACCATCAGCCCTACAGGATCCTGCTACCCCTTGATTTCCTGATACTTACAGGAATCGCAAGATAGGTTCTTTTCCCAGATAATCATAGAGACATCGTCCC is a window from the Gimesia benthica genome containing:
- a CDS encoding HlyD family secretion protein, producing MSVEPSLDVPASKAEEQRLSMLTPVAYSESSMPSLRLVRSSRLARRIAKILFLLLILTILLMMFAPWQQSVTGTGNVLAYSPDQRQQVIQATIKGKISRWGDEIYENARVKKGQIIAEISDLDESYSARLDMQLMNSRQAVTAAEQHLEASQRALEASKTIVESYQAQVQAYETVKRETIAAQNSYIEVADKKVKAEQQKLLELEAAIPQLQAEYDRMKTLYGENNISLQKVQEVQRKLKESMSKVKGAEFYYAAAKDELAGKQSERNAKVEKAQADIDKAKALLRKANGDVSKAESDIAKSRQELNKAQKDVLDMQVKVSRQESQVIKAPFDGYIVQITPNLGTAILKQGDPICTIVPFTTDRSVQIWLDGNDAPLVEPGRHVRLQFEGWPAIQFAGWPSVAVGTFGGEVISVDSIDDGRGKFRILVRPDPDDNPWPQDRFLRQGVRANAWVLLNKVPLWYEVWRKLNGFPPSISLEESGQKDSKNKPPKLPK
- a CDS encoding peptidase domain-containing ABC transporter, with protein sequence MNLDRSDIKAAAWLFEQLSIEAGHSADRSRIQRTLIESAAATSSEHEDHWWSWLIEASRSLGLKFKLMDCTFREVRNITREGGRLITRVGEKPSWMALMGSKRQRFQLLQPDEDQKQQWVSSRRLRRLLELSERDQVVRCLVIKPDLAAGGDGAHETHHLPPLDRVLTLMKPEASDIWTVTVFALITGLLALATPLAVESLVNTVAFGRLLQPVVVLALMLLAFLSFSAALLGLQTYVVEIIQRRIFARVSADLSYRLPRVIPSSMEGQSARELVNRFFDVITVQKASSALMLDGISLVLNTLIGMTVLAFYHPWLLGFDIVLLALILFIIFVLGRGAVNTSIKESKAKYVVASWLEDLVNCPTAFRYRGAAEFALDQADHYTYEYLNARKKHFRIVMRQIIFALGLQAAASTTLLGLGGWLVIAGQLTLGELVAAELIVTVIVGSFAKMGKHLQSYYDLLASVDKLGMLFDLPMERQDGLLQFSQSDPAEVSINGVGFIDFHGHSSEHHIDLFVESGARLMLTGPSGSGKSRLLDLLFGLAPVSKGHVSINEIDPRDMRPDALRKHVALVRNIEIFNGSLEENIHLERPYVSTSDVREALEWVGLYEQVLKLPHGLQTELVDTGYPLTENQARKLMLARAIVGRPRLLLVDGLLDALPDDEADELTRMLVDSDRLWTLIMVTGRRNLIELGTSTHTLSGSEAMLSGGSADVS